A window of Raineyella sp. W15-4 contains these coding sequences:
- a CDS encoding cation:proton antiporter → MEIVITVAGFTFVVLVVTWWADRLRISAPLALMLVGVAGSLIPFLHVPALSPELVLVGLLPPLLYAAAVNTPLADFRSNVTSIGWLSIGLVLFTMAGVAAVVRPLLDVPWPAAFAIGAVVAPPDAVAATAVARQVGLPRRVVTILEGESLVNDATALVSLRSATLALTAALSVGAVVLDFGRAVVLAIVIGLGVARLAGLFFRRLRDAAMTVGLSFLVPFTAYVLTELVHGSGVLAVVVAGIVLGHRAQREQTAEARLSARINWHTLQFLLENAVFLLIGLQTRQIVIAAWDSGPGRGTVIAVCLATLGAVILLRLVWLLGTRAFLVRRGGRPWAETLVIGWAGMRGVVTLAAAMTLPLDTPGRPVLVLVALVVTIGTLLIQGLTLPPLARALRLRGPDAREDAIESAMILQRATAAGLDAADSAAGPEDRAAVDLLRAENTHRLNTLWERLGRPGSEQETPEATRRRLRRVALGREREVILDIRDEGNADQTVVSEVLNGLDLEEVISQRFIDRSDAVRGALAVHSIAEPCSHLQEATDCAVPTSYTGCPDCEREGLTWVHLRMCLACGNIGCCDSSPGNHARKHFEHTGHPVMRSFEPGESWRWCYLDEVISD, encoded by the coding sequence ATGGAGATCGTCATCACCGTCGCCGGGTTCACGTTCGTCGTCCTGGTGGTCACCTGGTGGGCCGATCGGCTGCGGATCTCCGCGCCGTTGGCCCTGATGTTGGTCGGGGTCGCCGGGTCGCTGATCCCGTTCCTCCATGTCCCCGCCCTGTCCCCGGAGCTCGTCCTGGTCGGGCTGCTGCCGCCGCTGCTCTACGCCGCCGCGGTCAACACCCCACTGGCGGACTTCCGGTCCAACGTCACGTCGATCGGCTGGCTGTCGATCGGTCTGGTGCTCTTCACCATGGCCGGGGTGGCGGCGGTGGTCCGGCCGCTGCTCGACGTGCCGTGGCCGGCCGCCTTCGCGATCGGCGCCGTGGTCGCACCGCCCGATGCGGTGGCAGCGACCGCGGTGGCCCGGCAGGTCGGGCTCCCCCGCCGGGTGGTGACGATCCTCGAGGGCGAGTCCCTGGTCAACGACGCGACCGCCCTGGTGAGCCTGCGCTCCGCCACCCTGGCACTCACCGCCGCCCTGTCGGTCGGCGCGGTGGTGCTCGACTTCGGCCGGGCCGTCGTCCTCGCCATCGTCATCGGGCTGGGCGTCGCGCGACTCGCCGGGCTGTTCTTCCGCCGGCTCCGGGACGCCGCGATGACGGTCGGCCTGTCCTTCCTCGTCCCGTTCACGGCGTACGTCCTCACCGAGTTGGTGCACGGCTCGGGCGTGCTGGCCGTGGTGGTCGCCGGCATCGTGCTCGGCCACCGCGCCCAGCGCGAGCAGACCGCCGAGGCACGGCTGTCCGCCCGGATCAACTGGCACACCCTGCAGTTCCTGCTGGAGAACGCCGTGTTCCTGCTGATCGGCCTGCAGACCCGGCAGATCGTCATCGCCGCCTGGGACTCCGGGCCCGGACGCGGCACCGTGATCGCGGTCTGCCTGGCGACCCTGGGAGCGGTCATCCTGCTGCGGCTGGTCTGGCTGCTCGGCACCAGGGCGTTCCTCGTACGTCGCGGCGGCCGGCCGTGGGCCGAGACCCTGGTGATCGGCTGGGCCGGGATGCGCGGCGTGGTGACGCTGGCCGCCGCGATGACGCTTCCGCTCGACACGCCCGGCCGACCCGTCCTGGTGCTGGTCGCCCTGGTCGTCACGATCGGGACGCTGCTGATCCAGGGCCTCACCCTTCCCCCGCTGGCCCGCGCCCTGCGGCTGCGGGGACCGGACGCCCGCGAGGACGCCATCGAGTCCGCGATGATCCTGCAACGCGCCACCGCGGCCGGACTCGACGCCGCCGACAGCGCGGCCGGGCCGGAGGACAGGGCGGCCGTCGACCTGCTCAGGGCGGAGAACACCCACCGGCTGAACACCCTCTGGGAGCGCCTCGGCCGCCCCGGCTCCGAACAGGAGACACCCGAGGCGACCCGCCGTCGGCTTCGCCGAGTGGCCCTGGGGCGGGAGCGAGAGGTCATCCTCGACATCCGCGACGAGGGCAACGCCGACCAGACCGTCGTCTCCGAGGTGCTCAACGGACTGGACCTCGAGGAGGTGATCTCGCAACGCTTCATCGACCGCAGCGATGCTGTACGCGGCGCCCTCGCCGTGCACAGCATCGCCGAACCCTGCTCCCACCTGCAGGAGGCGACCGACTGCGCCGTCCCCACCTCGTACACCGGCTGCCCGGACTGCGAACGGGAGGGCCTGACCTGGGTGCACCTGCGGATGTGCCTGGCCTGCGGCAACATCGGCTGCTGCGACTCCTCCCCCGGCAACCACGCCCGCAAACACTTCGAGCACACCGGGCACCCGGTGATGCGGTCGTTCGAGCCCGGCGAGTCCTGGCGCTGGTGCTACCTCGACGAGGTCATCTCGGACTGA
- a CDS encoding 4a-hydroxytetrahydrobiopterin dehydratase yields MSTVLSRREASVAAPGWRLLTDRLHLSADLGDFDRAMEFVTAVAEVARALDHHPDIEIRWSRVHLSVTSHDAGGITDRDVRLATRVSGLLADRGVRPDHARLTVVEVAVDALNRPAVQPFWAAVLGRPMPPADSPEESDLELPDPDLTGPLIWFQQMDAPRPQRNRIHLDVWVAHDEVQHRLDRALAAGGHLVSDGRAPSFWVLADAEGNEACLCTWQARDRE; encoded by the coding sequence ATGAGCACCGTCCTGTCCCGCCGCGAGGCCAGCGTCGCCGCCCCTGGCTGGCGGCTCCTCACCGACCGTCTGCATCTCAGCGCCGATCTCGGCGACTTCGACCGGGCGATGGAGTTCGTCACCGCCGTGGCCGAGGTCGCCCGGGCCCTCGACCACCACCCGGACATCGAGATCCGCTGGTCCCGGGTCCATCTGTCGGTGACCAGCCACGACGCCGGCGGCATCACCGACCGGGACGTACGCCTCGCGACCCGGGTCAGCGGCCTGCTCGCCGACCGGGGCGTCCGTCCCGACCACGCTCGACTCACCGTCGTCGAGGTCGCGGTGGACGCCCTGAACCGACCGGCGGTCCAGCCGTTCTGGGCCGCGGTGCTCGGCCGCCCGATGCCGCCGGCGGACTCCCCCGAGGAGAGCGACCTGGAGCTCCCCGACCCGGACCTGACCGGCCCGCTGATCTGGTTCCAACAGATGGACGCCCCGCGCCCCCAGCGCAACCGGATCCACCTCGACGTGTGGGTGGCCCACGACGAGGTGCAGCACCGGCTGGACCGGGCGCTGGCCGCCGGCGGCCACCTCGTCAGCGACGGCCGCGCGCCGTCGTTCTGGGTCCTCGCCGATGCCGAGGGCAACGAGGCCTGCCTGTGCACCTGGCAGGCCCGCGACCGGGAGTGA
- a CDS encoding NUDIX hydrolase, which produces MTTTDHSDEDPGPDPEPRATVPTTPESMTVPGTPGVTAPPGVSAAQPFAGFVPQEIPVSAGAILLDDRGRLLVLKPTYKSGWTIPGGIMEASGETPWEACRREVFEETGLVVDGARLVCVDTRPAREGRKLGLRFLFHCGALSPERVADIVIDRVEIEAYRFVPIDEALTLLRKPVRRRVRRGLAARRCVYLENGRPVGGIS; this is translated from the coding sequence ATGACCACAACGGATCACTCGGATGAGGACCCCGGGCCGGACCCCGAGCCGCGGGCGACCGTGCCGACGACGCCGGAGAGCATGACCGTGCCAGGGACGCCGGGCGTTACCGCCCCGCCCGGGGTGTCGGCGGCGCAGCCCTTCGCGGGGTTTGTCCCGCAGGAGATCCCGGTCTCCGCGGGCGCCATCCTGCTCGACGACCGGGGCCGGCTGCTGGTGCTCAAACCGACCTACAAGTCCGGATGGACGATCCCGGGCGGGATCATGGAGGCCAGCGGCGAGACGCCATGGGAGGCCTGCCGCCGCGAGGTGTTCGAGGAGACCGGACTGGTCGTCGACGGGGCACGCCTCGTCTGTGTCGACACCCGCCCGGCCCGGGAGGGACGCAAGCTCGGCCTGCGGTTCCTCTTCCACTGTGGCGCGCTGTCGCCCGAGCGGGTGGCCGACATCGTGATCGACCGGGTGGAGATCGAGGCCTATCGGTTCGTCCCGATCGACGAGGCGCTGACCCTGCTGCGCAAGCCCGTACGACGTCGGGTCCGCCGCGGGCTCGCCGCCCGACGCTGTGTCTATCTGGAGAACGGGCGGCCGGTCGGCGGGATCAGCTGA
- a CDS encoding GNAT family N-acetyltransferase, translating to MAITLPLTVRHTTEGDIEAILRLEKSTDTAEWLGPTGRDYHEAALADPDQEHFLLFDGDDLAGYAVLAGILDGGDIELRRMVIDPAHRGRGLGHRFIRYIVDYARDTYACRGMWLDMKCHNDRARKLYASEGFTSFVPARDGKLGRSYMRRKF from the coding sequence ATGGCAATCACCCTGCCCTTGACCGTCAGGCACACGACGGAGGGCGACATCGAGGCGATCCTTCGCCTGGAGAAGTCTACGGACACGGCCGAATGGCTCGGTCCGACAGGCCGCGACTACCACGAGGCAGCCCTGGCCGATCCCGACCAGGAGCACTTCCTGTTGTTCGACGGCGATGACCTGGCCGGCTATGCCGTGCTGGCCGGCATCCTCGACGGTGGAGACATCGAGCTCCGCCGCATGGTGATCGACCCGGCCCACCGTGGCCGCGGCCTCGGTCACCGGTTCATCCGCTACATCGTCGACTACGCGCGGGACACGTACGCCTGTCGCGGCATGTGGCTGGACATGAAGTGTCACAACGACCGGGCCCGCAAGCTGTACGCGAGCGAGGGCTTCACCTCCTTCGTGCCGGCCCGCGACGGAAAGCTCGGTCGCTCCTACATGCGTCGCAAGTTCTGA
- a CDS encoding phosphodiester glycosidase family protein, with translation MSDRPTDHLSSQPRRAVVVPPRTDAPRRALAPSGGIPAGGPARTGRPGDAGRPGRPTGRTLRRRRWLAIPAALLAALVLWTSVSLGSALAAPGTDTTAARVAEWARDHYLGGVVTALEQAQYQLNPPKSGGAPDASALDAGGSAAGTGTVRTKTARPATIPSQAGPALAGEGEWRPLYSAKGDTAAMVASLRPDAVHTSYVVHVVWLDPKLNSFVLHPGTKEPGPVAGQPSQLTGQPADTVLASFNSGFKMTDARGGYWQAGHTVVPLQTGAASMVLGTNGSLRVMTWGGGDPGEGVAAVRQNLIPLVHSGKVAPEVSDPSAAVWGKTVGNAAAVWRSGIGTRSDGSTVVVLGPSLTVGALAQVLHDAGAVEAMQLDINKDWTSFITYTHDGSGTVPQKLSADEVAAADRYLQPSSRDFVAVMPHA, from the coding sequence GTGTCAGATCGCCCCACCGACCATCTCTCCTCGCAGCCGCGGCGCGCGGTCGTGGTCCCGCCCCGGACCGATGCGCCGCGGCGGGCGCTCGCCCCCTCCGGCGGGATCCCCGCCGGCGGGCCGGCACGCACCGGGCGGCCCGGGGACGCCGGGCGGCCGGGCAGGCCGACGGGCCGTACGCTCCGGCGGCGGCGCTGGCTAGCGATCCCCGCCGCGCTGCTCGCCGCCCTGGTGCTGTGGACCTCGGTGTCCCTCGGGTCGGCCCTCGCTGCCCCGGGCACCGACACCACCGCCGCCCGGGTCGCGGAGTGGGCCCGGGACCACTATCTGGGCGGTGTCGTCACCGCCCTGGAGCAGGCGCAGTACCAGCTCAACCCACCGAAGTCCGGCGGCGCCCCCGACGCGTCGGCCCTCGACGCCGGCGGCAGCGCCGCCGGCACCGGCACCGTCCGCACCAAGACCGCCCGTCCCGCGACCATCCCGTCGCAGGCCGGGCCGGCGCTGGCCGGCGAGGGTGAGTGGCGGCCGCTCTACTCCGCCAAGGGAGACACCGCGGCGATGGTCGCCTCGCTGCGGCCGGACGCGGTGCACACCTCCTACGTCGTCCATGTGGTGTGGCTGGACCCGAAGCTCAACTCCTTCGTGCTGCACCCGGGGACCAAGGAGCCGGGCCCGGTCGCCGGGCAGCCCAGCCAGCTCACCGGCCAGCCGGCGGACACCGTCCTGGCCAGCTTCAACAGCGGTTTCAAGATGACCGATGCGCGCGGCGGCTACTGGCAGGCCGGGCACACCGTCGTCCCGCTGCAGACCGGAGCGGCGTCGATGGTGCTGGGCACCAACGGGTCGTTGCGGGTGATGACCTGGGGCGGCGGGGACCCCGGGGAGGGGGTCGCGGCGGTGCGGCAGAACCTGATCCCGCTGGTGCACAGCGGGAAGGTGGCCCCGGAGGTCTCCGATCCGAGCGCCGCGGTCTGGGGCAAGACGGTGGGCAACGCCGCCGCCGTGTGGCGCAGCGGCATCGGCACCCGCTCCGACGGGTCGACGGTGGTGGTGCTCGGCCCGTCCCTGACGGTCGGCGCGCTGGCCCAGGTCCTGCACGACGCGGGCGCGGTGGAGGCGATGCAGCTCGACATCAACAAGGACTGGACCAGTTTCATCACCTACACCCACGATGGCTCGGGGACCGTCCCGCAGAAGCTCAGCGCCGACGAGGTCGCCGCGGCGGATCGCTACCTGCAGCCGTCCAGCCGGGATTTCGTCGCGGTGATGCCGCACGCGTAG
- a CDS encoding HAMP domain-containing sensor histidine kinase: protein MIRGVPGIGMRAKLAAATMAVVGIALVVGTCIVSLALYTALMASVTREATSQLSVAADLVGREGVDGLTGETGAEVAVGTTVQLLGSDGSVVYSTSGTTALTTEHPGVGQVVLEGATPLPQPIEDPGLVVASTGVAYDGKLGTAVVGVSQDSQYEAVHTVLKLLLVGTPLIVLAAGVVAWWLVSRSLRPVEAIRTTVESISSRHLEARVPIPSVDDEIGRLALTMNAMLGRLELGRQQQNQFVADASHELRSPLASLHTALDMGTGDPTGRRWQDLAPVMSTETRRMERLVDDLLTLARGDAGMVTTGRWRDVDLDDLVVEEARRPRSPGRVEVLFEVEPARIRGDRLQLIRVLRNLADNAVRAASSRVVLSVETEDDSAVLRVEDDGPGIPPEERDRVFERFVRLDAARTRDEGGSGLGLAIVRELVTNHGGTVTVDSSALGGARFTVRLPLDSPEPRQAAGLSTKR, encoded by the coding sequence ATGATACGTGGCGTCCCGGGGATCGGCATGCGGGCCAAGCTCGCGGCCGCGACCATGGCGGTCGTCGGCATTGCCCTGGTCGTCGGCACCTGCATCGTCAGCCTGGCCCTCTACACGGCGCTGATGGCCTCGGTCACCCGGGAGGCGACCAGCCAGCTGAGCGTGGCCGCCGACCTGGTCGGCCGGGAGGGTGTCGACGGGCTGACGGGTGAGACCGGCGCCGAGGTGGCGGTCGGCACGACCGTGCAACTCCTCGGCTCCGACGGCTCGGTCGTCTACTCCACCAGCGGGACCACCGCGCTGACCACCGAACATCCCGGGGTGGGGCAGGTCGTCCTGGAGGGGGCGACGCCGCTGCCGCAGCCGATCGAGGACCCCGGTCTCGTCGTCGCCTCCACCGGGGTGGCGTACGACGGCAAGCTCGGCACCGCGGTCGTCGGGGTCTCCCAGGACTCGCAGTACGAGGCGGTCCACACCGTGCTGAAGTTGCTGCTGGTCGGCACCCCGCTGATCGTCCTCGCCGCCGGTGTGGTGGCGTGGTGGCTGGTCAGTCGTTCGCTGCGCCCGGTGGAGGCGATCCGGACGACGGTGGAGTCCATCTCCTCGCGCCACCTCGAAGCCCGGGTGCCGATCCCCAGCGTCGACGACGAGATCGGCCGACTCGCCCTGACGATGAACGCCATGCTCGGCCGTCTCGAGCTCGGCCGCCAGCAGCAGAACCAGTTCGTCGCCGACGCCAGCCACGAGCTGCGCTCACCGCTGGCCAGTCTGCACACCGCTCTGGACATGGGCACCGGTGACCCGACCGGTCGCCGCTGGCAGGACCTTGCTCCGGTGATGTCCACCGAGACCCGGCGGATGGAACGTCTCGTCGACGACCTGCTCACCCTTGCCCGCGGCGACGCGGGGATGGTGACCACCGGGCGGTGGCGCGACGTCGACCTCGACGATCTTGTGGTGGAAGAGGCCCGCCGGCCCCGCAGCCCGGGGCGGGTGGAGGTGCTCTTCGAGGTGGAACCGGCCCGGATCCGCGGCGACCGGCTGCAGCTCATCCGGGTGCTGCGCAACCTGGCCGACAATGCGGTGCGCGCCGCCTCCTCCCGGGTGGTGCTGTCGGTGGAGACCGAGGACGACTCGGCGGTGCTCAGGGTGGAGGACGACGGACCGGGGATCCCGCCGGAGGAGCGGGACCGGGTCTTCGAACGGTTCGTCCGGTTGGACGCCGCCCGGACCCGGGACGAGGGAGGCAGCGGCCTCGGCCTGGCCATCGTCCGCGAACTCGTCACGAACCACGGCGGGACGGTCACGGTGGACTCCTCGGCGCTGGGTGGCGCCCGGTTCACCGTACGGCTGCCGCTGGACTCCCCGGAGCCCCGTCAGGCGGCCGGACTGTCGACCAAGCGGTAG
- a CDS encoding response regulator transcription factor: MRVLMVEDDPSLSKLVSDGLRSEGFMVDVVANGREGLWMALEGSYDVAVIDIMLPALNGYDIVKGMRAHQDWTPVLMLTAKDGPYDQVDAFDLGADDYLTKPFDFVVLVARLRALIRRGAPERPTVLSVGDLILDPGSHRVWRADEEIELTAKEFSLLEFLMRRRDQVVTKSQILDGVWDPAFAGDTNIIQVYVSYLRRKIDEPYGRHSIETVRGVGYRLVDSPAA; encoded by the coding sequence ATGCGTGTGCTGATGGTCGAGGATGATCCCTCCCTCTCGAAGCTCGTCTCCGACGGGCTGCGGAGCGAGGGATTCATGGTCGACGTGGTCGCCAACGGCCGCGAGGGCCTGTGGATGGCACTCGAGGGCAGCTACGACGTGGCCGTGATCGACATCATGTTGCCGGCGCTGAACGGCTACGACATCGTCAAGGGGATGCGCGCCCACCAGGACTGGACCCCGGTGCTGATGCTCACCGCCAAGGACGGGCCGTACGACCAGGTGGACGCCTTCGACCTCGGTGCCGACGACTACCTCACCAAACCGTTCGACTTCGTCGTGCTGGTGGCCCGGCTGCGGGCGCTGATCCGGCGCGGCGCCCCGGAGCGGCCGACCGTCCTGTCGGTCGGTGACCTGATCCTGGACCCGGGCAGTCACCGGGTGTGGCGGGCGGACGAGGAGATCGAGCTGACCGCCAAGGAGTTCTCCCTGCTGGAGTTCCTGATGCGGCGCCGCGACCAGGTGGTGACCAAGTCGCAGATCCTCGACGGGGTGTGGGATCCGGCGTTCGCCGGGGACACCAACATCATCCAGGTCTACGTCAGCTACCTGCGCCGCAAGATCGACGAGCCGTACGGACGGCACTCGATCGAGACCGTCCGTGGCGTCGGCTACCGCTTGGTCGACAGTCCGGCCGCCTGA
- a CDS encoding glycerophosphodiester phosphodiesterase encodes MTLVIAHRGWSARQPEQSRAAYVAAIDLAARTGRRLGLECDTHFSADDQLICLHDLDLARTGGLPVEARDLTVAQLKAVDVGSWLVGPEATADQRELITVPELFDLVAEARGRGVDVFAVVETKHPNPCGTDVERALAGLLQERGWVGADAPVRMISFDPEAVHVFAGLLPDVPRSQLQFPAEILDGVEAPAISPWLGMVRRRPELVRRAHEAGLEVHVWTVNDPADIAFCLDLGVDAITSDRPDLALQLVAG; translated from the coding sequence GTGACCCTCGTCATCGCCCACCGCGGCTGGTCCGCCCGTCAACCCGAACAGAGCCGCGCCGCGTACGTCGCCGCGATCGACCTGGCCGCCCGCACCGGGCGCCGGCTGGGGCTGGAATGCGACACCCACTTCAGTGCCGACGACCAGCTCATTTGCCTGCACGATCTCGACCTGGCCCGCACCGGCGGGCTGCCGGTGGAGGCCCGCGACCTGACCGTCGCCCAGCTCAAGGCGGTCGACGTCGGGTCCTGGCTGGTCGGCCCGGAGGCGACCGCCGACCAGCGGGAACTGATCACCGTTCCCGAGTTGTTCGACCTGGTGGCCGAGGCCCGCGGCCGGGGCGTCGATGTCTTCGCGGTGGTGGAGACCAAGCACCCGAACCCCTGCGGCACCGATGTCGAGCGGGCCCTCGCCGGCCTGCTGCAGGAGCGCGGCTGGGTGGGCGCCGATGCGCCGGTGCGGATGATCAGCTTCGACCCCGAGGCGGTCCACGTCTTCGCCGGACTGCTGCCGGACGTCCCGCGGTCCCAGCTCCAGTTCCCGGCGGAGATTCTCGACGGCGTCGAGGCGCCGGCGATCAGCCCCTGGCTCGGCATGGTGCGCCGGCGGCCGGAGCTCGTCCGCCGCGCCCACGAGGCGGGTCTCGAGGTGCACGTCTGGACGGTGAACGACCCGGCCGACATCGCCTTCTGTCTCGACCTCGGCGTCGACGCGATCACCTCCGACCGCCCGGACCTGGCGCTGCAGCTCGTCGCCGGCTGA
- a CDS encoding sugar ABC transporter permease yields the protein MSPTMLSPRTSGDLSEVVVPRRRPYAWREVGLAAALVLPNLILLALFTYRPLLDNIRLSFYHWNISSPRRTFIGFANYLEWFTARDTGTVVLNTLIFTVAAVLGSMVLGLALALLLDQKLFGRGAVRSMVFAPFVISGAAIGVAFQFVFDPTFGLIKDLLERIGIASPNFYQVPGWALFMVTVTYIWKNVGYVFVIYLAALQGRRAELDEAAEIDGTSAVRTFFRVVLPQLRPTTFFLSVTVLLNSLQVFDIINVMTRGGPLGTGTTTMVYQVYQETFVNSRAGYGAAVATIMFLVVLAITLVQVRLQDRQD from the coding sequence GTGAGTCCGACGATGCTCTCGCCGCGGACGAGCGGCGATCTGTCCGAGGTGGTGGTCCCCAGGCGCCGGCCGTACGCCTGGCGCGAGGTCGGGCTGGCCGCGGCGCTGGTGCTGCCCAACCTGATCCTGCTGGCGCTGTTCACCTACCGGCCGCTGCTGGACAACATCCGGCTGTCGTTCTACCACTGGAACATCTCCTCGCCCCGCCGGACGTTCATCGGATTCGCCAACTACCTGGAGTGGTTCACCGCCCGGGACACCGGCACGGTGGTGCTGAACACGCTGATCTTCACCGTCGCCGCGGTGCTCGGGTCGATGGTGCTCGGGCTGGCCCTGGCGCTGCTGCTCGACCAGAAGCTCTTCGGCCGCGGCGCCGTACGGTCGATGGTCTTCGCCCCGTTCGTGATCTCCGGGGCGGCAATCGGTGTCGCCTTCCAGTTCGTCTTCGATCCCACCTTCGGTCTGATCAAGGACCTGCTGGAACGGATCGGCATCGCCTCACCGAACTTCTACCAGGTGCCCGGCTGGGCCCTGTTCATGGTGACGGTGACCTACATCTGGAAGAACGTCGGCTACGTCTTCGTCATCTACCTGGCCGCCCTCCAGGGCCGCCGGGCCGAGCTGGACGAGGCCGCCGAGATCGACGGCACCTCGGCGGTCCGGACGTTCTTCCGGGTGGTCCTGCCGCAGCTGCGGCCGACCACCTTCTTCCTGTCGGTCACCGTGCTGCTCAACTCGCTGCAGGTCTTCGACATCATCAACGTGATGACCCGGGGCGGCCCACTGGGCACCGGCACCACGACGATGGTCTACCAGGTGTACCAGGAGACCTTCGTCAACTCCCGCGCGGGCTACGGCGCCGCGGTCGCCACCATCATGTTCCTGGTCGTCCTCGCGATCACGCTCGTCCAGGTGCGACTCCAGGACAGGCAGGACTGA
- a CDS encoding ABC transporter permease subunit, translating to MSITNRTDGTETTEPFELIGSDGRAGATGASGPAGAGTTGPQAAARTRRRTTPKPGERGTTGKMLGYLGILVTVAVIMVPLYFIVITSLKTRPDIYSDPITWWPNPLAPENYLYVQQEVAFLSYLRNSMIITGILVVVKVTLGVLTAYALAYLRFPGRNVIFILVIASLMVPNQITVISNYALVASLGWRNTFQGIILPLAGVAFGTFLMRNHFLSLPREIREAALMDGAGFGRTLFRVILPMSWPTVVAFTLITIVNEWNEYLWPFLMSDGAEVAPLPVGLTFLQNNEGLTNWGPVMSGTVLASLPILIVFLILQKQMIKGLTAGAVKG from the coding sequence ATGTCGATCACCAACAGGACCGACGGGACCGAGACCACCGAACCGTTCGAGCTCATCGGGTCGGACGGCCGGGCCGGCGCCACCGGGGCGAGCGGACCGGCCGGGGCCGGGACGACCGGGCCCCAGGCCGCGGCGCGTACCCGGCGACGGACCACCCCGAAGCCCGGCGAACGCGGGACGACCGGCAAGATGCTCGGCTACCTCGGCATCCTGGTCACCGTCGCGGTGATCATGGTCCCGCTCTACTTCATCGTGATCACCTCGCTGAAGACCCGCCCGGACATCTACTCCGACCCGATCACCTGGTGGCCGAACCCGCTCGCCCCGGAGAACTACCTGTACGTGCAGCAGGAGGTGGCCTTCCTGTCCTACCTGCGCAACTCGATGATCATCACCGGGATCCTGGTGGTGGTGAAGGTCACCCTCGGGGTGCTCACCGCGTACGCCCTGGCCTACCTGCGCTTCCCCGGGCGCAACGTGATCTTCATCCTGGTGATCGCCTCGCTGATGGTGCCCAACCAGATCACCGTCATCTCGAACTACGCGCTGGTCGCCAGCCTGGGCTGGCGGAACACCTTCCAGGGCATCATCCTGCCGCTGGCCGGGGTGGCGTTCGGCACCTTCCTGATGCGCAACCACTTCCTCTCGCTGCCGCGGGAGATCCGTGAGGCGGCGCTGATGGACGGTGCCGGGTTCGGCCGGACACTGTTCCGGGTGATCCTGCCGATGTCGTGGCCGACCGTGGTCGCCTTCACGCTGATCACGATCGTCAACGAGTGGAACGAGTACCTGTGGCCGTTCCTGATGTCGGACGGCGCCGAGGTGGCGCCGCTGCCGGTCGGCCTGACGTTCCTGCAGAACAACGAGGGCTTGACGAACTGGGGGCCGGTGATGTCCGGCACGGTGCTCGCCTCGCTGCCGATCCTGATCGTCTTCCTCATCCTCCAGAAGCAGATGATCAAGGGCCTCACCGCCGGCGCGGTGAAGGGCTGA